From the genome of Pungitius pungitius chromosome 20, fPunPun2.1, whole genome shotgun sequence:
ATTAGACCTTGTCGACAACTGCGTTACTCCAGGCAACAGCGCTGACTGTGTTCCCCCTGATGACCGTCTTGATTCCGAAATTAACATCGAGGCTGACTTTATTGTGATGTTAATTCTTTAATTTGTCCAACAttaatgtgtaaatatgtgCTAGCTCTAGTGTGAGAATCCCATCAAGAACAGCTGTACTGtgtgctagcatgctaacatgctaaagcACTAGGTATTACCTTCTAGCATCAGCATGCAACCTCATGGATATCCTGCTGTGGTATTTCCATGAGCAAAAGTTGCATGTAGAACCTGCTGCCTTGTATCTCCCTGGTTTGGCTTTTGTGATGAGTTAAAACAGTGATTGGCCGGAGAAGAATCATGCATGACACCCTGAACAAACACGCCATTTTCTAACTTGGTAAATGCTCTTTTCTAgtataacatcattcacccattcatacacgaATGACAGGActtaccatacacagtggcacctgcccatcagtaactaacattcacacactgtagtcacagctacaggagcaatgctggggttaagtgtcttgccgaaggacacatcaccatgcAGGGTAGCccggcctgggatcaaaccaccaaAAACCCTCCGATTGGAAGACGGCCACCCTCCCcgctcacccacagtcgccctaagctaagaaaactaagaagttattgttggaatgcattgatgcattccaagtgttgttcttcgaatctttaatcaacttataattgttggaatgcattgatgcattccacaaattgtttttttttcaaatcttacTCAacttattattctatttcttccaccGCACCTTTCAACTGATTCACACTTTGAgctatttcagcttttccaatctttcagctagagacaccatttaaactttaaaatgttgacacaagtcttaacaacaATTAAGAATTTTACAacaattttaataaaaaacagcttgctttatctattctacttttttcataatcactaattatgtttaattagtttttcagtcctcttctgagttttacatgtgTTTCTATGTACAGAGCTAGAGGGAAGCTTTGCAATGTTCCGGAAATCTAGAGGGAGAGCAAAGTCAGAATCCGGTAAATaaaatggcacttttgcccTTACGGACACAATATTCACTTTacaggcttcatttttggatcaaaacgatgccatgcttgtgctggtcggactcatatgagtatggaatcccaaagttatttacttttgtcctgaggagccagagagtgagacaaagtctgtctcaagccccatAGGATCCAATACAAACCTGCCgacatatttttaataaaaaacagagGGTACACGTTTTGTAAAAAtgctagttgagcagttttgtgtctctcaaaatcacataattttttttggctaccccgtatagttttgctccaggggactGGTTTGAGGTGTGGACTCCCTGCCCTGTAGGCAGCTGGTCCGTTGTCATGGATACTCCACCCTGTCAgtttgtcagttggtctcagccagctgaaccataacagctgattagtggagtcacatgacacagctaTGCTTTCTTTCAACCACAGTTCGTATGGTCAGGAAAATAGTTCGCGACGTGGTTTTGTGAACGCAACCTAAGTGAAAAGTTCGATGGCCATAAAAacagtagctcaggagtcatccactgtgcagggacgtgtaggtttaaccgtggttagctaacggtacatatggacgtgcgtgtcatgagttgggacggagacccgggacgagcagaccgtaagtaaagtggaggcaggacggttagatatttcaaacatgggagagtaCCATTAACGAGCCGTGCTAACGAAAGCAGACATCAGTGAGCCGCTGCTAGCGAAGccactacaggaaccccatcagagggcgactgctagcgaaaTACACGCCGAGCAACACGTCTCTCTTCGGCCACCGCCTCCGTACGAGACACCGGCATTTTCCGGCAGCTTTGTGTGCCGTCGCTATGGCGATGGCTATGTTGCGAGTAGGCGACATTCTTTCCAAATAAAGAAATCTTTTCAAACTGTACTTCTAAATCATTTCAAACTGCACTTCTAAACCAACATTTGTACCTGTTCAAATCGCTACACCTAATGATAAATGAATGTGTGATGTGTTCATCAGTCAGTCCGTCTCACCAGTCAGCACACTGACGAAGGCATACAGGCCCGCTGTGGATGAAGTACTGTGTCTGGCTCCGGGCTCAGATTGGGACTAGGATTGGGTTGCAGCCTCTCCCTATGTGACcctaaacgcccccccccctgactggaTGTCTGGTGGAGAGGATTGCAGACAGCCGGCACTAATCCGgtctctccaacacacacaaacacacacacacacacacacacacacacattggaaaaACATGCAAATTGTGTCGGATCTCCATGCAGGCATTTTATCATGTGATGTTGGGGGTCGACATGTATGACGTGGTCTCAGCAGTTTCATTAGTAGTGAGCATTTTAAAATGGATTAAGTGTGTATGGTGCCCAAAAGGATTTTATTGCTCgtctgcatgtttttgtgttgtgtatATGTTGtgtacacataaacacacaacacataatACAAATATACGGCCACATCAGATTTGTAGCTAGTAGCTACATTACGCTGGATGGATTCCTCAGTATATCACACTATATCATTTTTATATTGTCCCTTCCAGCCACTTAATTTATGACATTGTcatagtttgtgtttatttgatcCATTTGGTATTATGTCTGTATAGGATATCATATGCTGCATATTTGCtaaaagataaaagagaaatggtttgggaaagtaaaaaaaaaacatttaatacagATTCATGTCATTTTGCACAATCTTTATTAAGGACTTCCATACAGCTCATGGGATTgaggtggacacacacatgaAGTGAGGTTCGGACAGAggatgctgctgccgctgctctgGTAACCCCTCACCTACATCATCCTTTTGTGCACGCTTTGCCCAGCTGCCACAGCGCCGGCATTGGTTCGTCAACCGGACACACGTAGGCGCGGATCCAACGGACCAACCCCCTTTTTCCctcgaaccacacacacacacacgcacacacccccgGACAGACTGGAGAGCCGGTGAGCGGCGGGACAACCACCCGAACAGCAACGAGCGGCACCGAGGTACGAGCCACGGAAACGCAGTGCGTTGCGTTGCGTTGTTTTTGTGCGCTGCAGCGAAGCGACTCAGAAGTGTTTTCCTTCAGCCGgaaggggagcgggggggggggggggggggggctgcatgatCTCAATCTGCGTCGCTGGGAGGAGATCGGTGTGGCGATGGATGAATAAACTGATTTATATTCCAGTTATATTCATAACACCGACACACAACGCAGGCTGCAAGTGTTTGGGAAAGTGCGAATGACGTCATTCGTGCAACTTGCAGCGCATTCGCTGTAACCCGCGTCACgatgtaatgtttttaattttgtaatatttaaatGCGTGTAAGCTTTTACTATACTCCCATTAATGTATACCATTTGCCTCCACTGAATCACTGGGAGGGGGCGTTATGttcgtgcgtgtttgtgttattgtggCGTATTCATCGGTCCTCTcgggtctcctcctcctgttgcaTGATCCGTCGTGCtgagttttatttcttttctttgcgtTTAAAGTGCGGTCATCCTcagcagtgcccccccccccccccccccggctcaacGCCCCCCCCGCGGAACTCGTGTCCGCACACGTTGTCAGAAAGGAGGTGTGTGCCTGAAACGCAGAGCGCAGCCAATCAGCGACGTTTCCCCCTCCCACACTGTGGCGCTTGTTTACTACCAAGGGTCGACGCTGATTGGTGTAAATaatgcgggggggtgggggttgggctCTGCGTTCAGGTGCACAAAACGAAATGGGAGAGATGAGTTTTCTCGGTGAAAATACAGCTGGACCGTGGGAGACAACGTGCAGGATGGACATGAAGCACTGTGGGAGGACTAGTTCAGTTACTTCACCGTCTGTCCTCATGTCTGGTGTGTTGTCATGGAGTTTAATTATAGAAATACTATCACTATGTGTaaagaatcaaataaaaatgattatcaTGGTCTTCATTATCATGGTTCGCTTATGATCATCACGTCGACCTTTACATCTGCATTATTCCCACGCGCCCTGAATGCAGCATTACCCCATTCTACCTCTATGGATGTCAGGTCGCAAAATAAATACGTGTTCAGTGGCCACAAAACCACAGCACCTCCCCAGCTCACAGGTCCGTGTTCACTTCAAAGTCTTCAGATCAGCAGATGCATTCATCAGAGAAGGCCTCACATTTACCTTTTGGTGCTGCGGTTCACTCTGAGCAGCTTCTTCTCGTGGGGAAATAACCTTTAAGGTTCCCGGCTTAATGCTTTTAGAGGAAAGGTGTTCGCATATGATAATGAAGGACAATATCAAGTTGACTTTAACACACAGGTTAAAATTGCCATTTTTACAGTTGAAAAACACAGGTCTGAATTGAAGATGCTattgagttgcattgtgggaaagtgTAGGATTTGCAGCCAGGGATCCAGTAAGATCGCCTTGACCTCTGCTGAGCAGACCTTTTCAAATCTATCCCTGGCCCTGTAATAAGCAGTTGACTGCACACGCATGCCATTAGTGTGGAAACATCTGACCATGCAGTAACCTGTCATGGACCGATTCTAATCTAGTGTTGTATCTGGTGTCTCGTCCGCAGGGAGGTGTGAGACAGTGCAGATCCCCCTCATTTTGGGCAGCTATGGGACCTGAGGACAGAGCCAGACCAGGCCCGGGCGGGACGGCAGTCCACCCTGTGGGAGCGCAGGCCCGCTTCTTGCCACCGGCGTCTGGAGGCAGCGACGAGGGGCCCGACGCCCAGCAGACCCTGGTGAGTGGACGGAGGGGGGGCCGAGACAGACTACCAAAAACCTCTCTCTATTTAATCCTTTACATGTAAGTATAGCCGTCACCAGGAGGAGGCGGAACCTTTCCGTAAGGGATAGACAAAGGAAAATGGATGATCCTTTCCTCCTCACGCCATGCGCCGCCGGGTCggaggctgctgtctgcggccaCGGCGCCACAGACAGAAAGTGTTCCTCAAGCGTTGTTGTTCATTGTCATCAGATGAGCGTCTACCTGTGTCATCAGTGTGGGGCTGAACTGGGAAGGGCttcatttcctttcctctttccaaAGGTGTGCACCCCGAGGTGCGTGCAGGCGGAGAGGGGGTCCGCGGACAGCCGGCATCACAAGGACACAACATCAAtccagctgcaggagagggaggCCGCTTCCTCGCGTACGGCGGCACCCACAATGCACAGGTGGGCGACCCAGCAGGCCCGGTACTGGTGAGGGATATAGGTGGCGCTGTGTGTCACATAAAAGAGTTTAAAGGAGACTGTTCTTTGTGTGCTGCGTCCAGCTTCCGCAGCCCAGAGTCGGTGGAGATGGACGAGATCATGGCGGCCATGGTTCTGACCAGTCTGTCCTGCAGCCCCGTGGTCCAGAGCCCCCCGCCGAACGATCCCAGACCAGGTCTGTGTCTCCTCATTGCACTTTTTATAAAGCCTCTTTTTAAGGGCTTCATTAGAGGTAAATATAACATATTTTGTCCCTTTCTTTGAGCAAGGTACTTGTTTAAATGTTCATCCGGCTTATTGCATTTGTAATATAGTATCCAATGGTGAACAAAGGGTGTTAACTGGAGATTCTGCTcaattttgacattttcattcaaatgcacttttaattttttttaatattactgCTTCGTCAATTTGTATAAGTCACCTAATCCCACCAGAGGTTACTGTGATAGACCGGGGAGCATTGATGGTGATAGCTAGAATTCATTGTAAGCGAGTTAGTTATCGTGTAGGAATATAAACTGAAAATCTTTGTATCAACAAGAATAATTGTTTGTGAAAATCGCTGCTGTGGCTCCAATAGGCAAGATCAATAAATGAATATGCAGTACTGATATAGCAGCTACTGTACCTGATTAAAGTACACAAATAGTTTACTTTGGCGAGGTGAAAAGGAAGATAGCGTGGAACAGAGTATTCAGGCGACAGCTGGTGTCTCCTGTGGAGTGTCCAGAGAGCGTCTCCAATACACACCTACTGCTTCAGTCCCAACGGGGGTCTCTGACATCCAGAGTGTGTTTCCACTGGAACCACGTCTGATTGTTTGCCTGCTCTCCAGCCGGCTCCTCTTCCACCGCCGACATGGAGTGTGGCGGCGGCGAGCTCTCCgacagcggcagcagcggctACTGGAGCTGGGACCACGGCAACGTAAGTCCCGCCCCCTCGCCATCCGTCACAGAGATGGACAGCAGCCCGGATGAAGGCCTGCAAATGGATctggagcagggggaggaggtccATGCCAAAAAGCCCAAGGTACCCATACTGGGCAGAGCCTGGAACCAGTAAAGTCACTTGGTGCCCTGGGCCTGGGCTTCACCTGtgttctccctgtctgtctcagaGCTCTTTCAGAGGGATGTATAAGTGTCTGTGGCCCAGCTGTGGCAAGGTGCTCACGTCTTCAGTTGGAATAAAGAGACACATACGTGTGCTGCATCTGGGGTGAGTTGCACTATATGATCCGTTGTGTTCTCATAAAGTATGAACAACACTGTTGTTAGTTGCAGAAAGAGTTGAAACATTCAGTGAAGGTACCGACCCAGAAACTTACACTTTTTATCCTCCGCCGGTCCGTCCCTCCACCCGCCACACACAGCAGTGGGTCGGATCAGTCCCAGAGAGAAGAGGACTTCTACTACACCAGGATCTCCTGTGAGGCCGAGGACTTCAGCTCCGCTCTGGCTCCGCTTCTGGCTCCGGCTCCGGCTCCGGTTCtggctcctgctcctgctcctgctccggCTCCTTCCCAGCAAGCTCCGTGCCAAGCCTCGTCCTCCCATCTGAGCTGGGCCTCCCGCggttcccctcctccctctggccTGCAGATCCCCCCAGCTCACAGGCCCAGGTCCAACTCCAGCTCCGAGGCCGGCAAGAACCGGGCCATTCCGCTCAGCCAGTCGGCCCCCAGCAGCTTCTGGCAGATCCACTCGGAGCACCTCTATCAGGTGGGTGCAGCCGTGGTCTCTGAGGAGTTTTGGCCTTCTGACAGTGATTTCTGTCGAGTTCTGGTGTGAAAAGTGGGAgattaaaaagttattttcgGCCAATAAGACCTCATGATGGATCTGGATCATTTGGCAAAGACACTATTCCTAAAAAAGTTCAGGAAAgaaattgaaatatataaaaaatattgattGTAAGATTGTATggaaacacacaaattaaaactaTGGTGTTTAATAAGAACATTTAGTGTTTCTTACATTTCAATAAAGAAGAAGCTTGAAGAGCTTACCAGGCTCCGTCCAAAGGTGACAAAAGCCATCTCCCAGTTCACTCCTGTTTTTGTCCAAATGCAACATATTAATCTGAGCTTTAGAGGCGCCGGTGGGTGGATGCAGTTTCAAgaatttgtaaagaaaaaactGTTATATTTGTGCATTACTTTCACGGATGTTTCCGGATTATCCTCTGGCAAACAGCACAGCTTCCTCCCAGACCACAGCTGGTAGATGTTACCTTTGCTTTTCATCTGACGGATTAGAAGCTCAATCAGACGAAAATAACCTCATTTGAATGGGCTTTTCCTCAACGTTTTGTTTATGTCTAATTGCTGTTTTGCACGCTGAAATTTGCAAGGAGATGGTCTAGTGGTTAGGATTCGGCACTCTATCTAACACAAGAGCTCACTTTGAGTTTGGGCACACCGTTCCTGTTTGAACTAGGCTCCCAACATCCCTCATTTCAATAAATAATGATTTACTTCCCAGAGTTCTCTCTAAGCGCACAATGTTTTGTGGGTGGCCAAAAAGAGACAGCCTGGCTTCTGTTATCTTGAATTATTAAACGTCATGCAGGgatgcagtgtgtttgtgctgcggAACATCGTGAAGAACCAAACACATGTGTGTGGACTCCTTCTTTCTGCTGCTAAAACACCAACAACGTTGTCTTTCATAGGTCCTTCCCTAACGCACCCCCCCATTGTCCCCTCCTGCAAATACCCCCTCTACCGGGCCAATGAGCTCCAGCTTGGTTCATGCATCACAAAGCAGCACATTTGGCTGGTGACCTGCATTTACCCCGTGCTGCCGACTCTGTAAATGGATGCTTTGTGGCAGTGAGACAGTAAACCGTCTCCCCCGAGGACGACGGCCTCTCAGCAGCCTGTAATGTTCAGAAAGACAGTACATGAAACCTCCCAATGGGATTCTGTACAGCGGTTTGGACTGACTCCACTTGCTGACATTTGGAATACGTTTCAATATGAGAGATGtaagcctttttttctttaatttcctCAGGGGTAAAGGAATGTAGAGGTTAGGGTCCAGTGTGGGTTGAATTGCAGGTCATTGCTTCTAATGGAGCAGCGCTTGTGTTATCATGGGTGTCgtgtctgctgctggaggctcgtGGCTTGAAATGCTTGACCACGATGTCATTTGTTTCTGGTCCAGGCCCCCGTGTAGCTCCCCTGGATACTCCTAACATCAGATCTGCTTGTGCGACCATTagtgaaacaaacagatgttcTGGAGTTAGTGACAGTGGTTGCACGGGAAGGAGGAATAGGACCGTTGTTCCAGCGACTAGGTAGAAAATCCTTGAATTGATTTGTCAAAATTTAGCAATAAGAACTAATTGGGTAAGTGAGGACAGGTGAGGGGAGACTAGAGCAGGATCAACCAGGGGCCCGTGAAACTGACCAGACTCATCCAGGGAGGTGTTCTGCACAGAACCCTTTAATGATGTAAAATGTTCATTGTGAACTCATCTAGATCCTTTTATGTTTTAAGGGTTCCAGCTTGAATCCGTTCAGGGTATTTATCGAGAAACGTTTTGTATTCAAAGGGGTTTGATTGTGGGCGTTCtcttagaaaaataaaaacatgcctTAAATGATCCTTATAGAACTATTTCCTCCAAAAGGGGTTCTTTGGAGGAAAAGAGTCATTAAAGGAACCATTACTCTCACTAGGATCCCTTCAAACCCTATTTTATTCCAAAAAGTGTTGTGCTGGAGCAAATGATTCCAGGTAGAACTCGACCCAGCACAAAGAAAGCCCATCTTTCAGAACCCGTCCTGCTCAGGTGAATCATGTGTCGTCACTTGTGTTCTACTTCATCCAGGCCTGTAGCCCCGTCCAGGTATCTGAGGCCTTCAGAAGCCCCGGCTGCCAGGGTTGGACCCCTTCCACCTCCATCTCTGGCCACAGTAACACTCCGGTGGGTCTTCTCTCCAGTTCTGTCTTCACATGTGTTGGTGTACCTGCCTGATCTTAAGAACATGACCAAGAACCCTTAAGCAGCATCCCTCAAGCATTTCACAGAGAAATACAATGGCCACATTGTCGGCCTCTGTCATGACTTATTCCTCATTTtggtggttgtgtgtctcttcagGTGGTAAAACCTCGGTGTCGGTCCGTCAGCGTTGGGGAACAGTGGCTCCAACAGAACAGGCTGCAACCAATAAGTGTGTCTCCTTTGCGCACTCACTGCTCCTTCAGGTGAGGCCTTGTTCCTGTTCCATGCCATGACTGTTTTTAATACCGGGCTGTAATTGGTTCATTATCTGGCGAGAGCAATGTGCTGTGATGAAAGCGctgtttgatttaatttacCGGCAAGCTTGTTAGCTAGCTCCCTTCACTAATCTCAGAATGCTCAGACGCCACACTGGTGACAGAAAATGAGCTGAACAAAGATGTCTCTCATCGGGTAATGGCAGTCCTTTCCAGTACAGTAGTTTTCCTTTACAGTAGTACTAGCCAATGACGGCATAGTAGCACTAGCTAACGACGGCACAGTAGTACTAGCC
Proteins encoded in this window:
- the znf395b gene encoding zinc finger protein 395b isoform X2 is translated as MGPEDRARPGPGGTAVHPVGAQARFLPPASGGSDEGPDAQQTLVCTPRCVQAERGSADSRHHKDTTSIQLQEREAASSRTAAPTMHSFRSPESVEMDEIMAAMVLTSLSCSPVVQSPPPNDPRPAGSSSTADMECGGGELSDSGSSGYWSWDHGNVSPAPSPSVTEMDSSPDEGLQMDLEQGEEVHAKKPKSSFRGMYKCLWPSCGKVLTSSVGIKRHIRVLHLGGSDQSQREEDFYYTRISCEAEDFSSALAPLLAPAPAPVLAPAPAPAPAPSQQAPCQASSSHLSWASRGSPPPSGLQIPPAHRPRSNSSSEAGKNRAIPLSQSAPSSFWQIHSEHLYQACSPVQVSEAFRSPGCQGWTPSTSISGHSNTPVVKPRCRSVSVGEQWLQQNRLQPISVSPLRTHCSFRKGRGEAKKCRKVYGVERKDQWCTACRWKKACQRFPD
- the znf395b gene encoding zinc finger protein 395b isoform X1, which produces MGPEDRARPGPGGTAVHPVGAQARFLPPASGGSDEGPDAQQTLVCTPRCVQAERGSADSRHHKDTTSIQLQEREAASSRTAAPTMHSFRSPESVEMDEIMAAMVLTSLSCSPVVQSPPPNDPRPAGSSSTADMECGGGELSDSGSSGYWSWDHGNVSPAPSPSVTEMDSSPDEGLQMDLEQGEEVHAKKPKSSFRGMYKCLWPSCGKVLTSSVGIKRHIRVLHLGSGSDQSQREEDFYYTRISCEAEDFSSALAPLLAPAPAPVLAPAPAPAPAPSQQAPCQASSSHLSWASRGSPPPSGLQIPPAHRPRSNSSSEAGKNRAIPLSQSAPSSFWQIHSEHLYQACSPVQVSEAFRSPGCQGWTPSTSISGHSNTPVVKPRCRSVSVGEQWLQQNRLQPISVSPLRTHCSFRKGRGEAKKCRKVYGVERKDQWCTACRWKKACQRFPD